One segment of Dolichospermum sp. DET69 DNA contains the following:
- a CDS encoding phosphoribosyltransferase has translation MSKKFSNRIQAGQMLAQHLQAYSNLGNVLVLALPRGGVPVAFEVAKFLNVALDVCIVRKLGVPGHKELAMGAIAQGLTGQFAGENITIFNQDVIDSLGIDQEKITAVVNQELRELRRRHQIYRGDKPAINVKNKIVILIDDGIATGASMRAALTVIHQQQPEKIVVAVPVAPLTTCEELRLEVDDVVCLRCPEVMSAIGFWYEDFSQTTDNEVRALLVN, from the coding sequence ATGAGCAAAAAATTCTCTAACCGCATTCAAGCTGGGCAAATGTTAGCTCAACATTTACAAGCATATAGTAACCTGGGAAATGTCTTGGTACTGGCTTTGCCTCGTGGTGGTGTACCTGTAGCCTTTGAAGTGGCTAAATTTTTGAATGTTGCACTAGATGTGTGTATAGTCAGAAAGCTGGGTGTACCTGGACACAAAGAACTGGCTATGGGAGCGATAGCGCAAGGGCTGACTGGTCAGTTCGCTGGGGAAAATATTACCATTTTTAACCAAGATGTCATTGATTCTTTGGGAATAGATCAAGAAAAAATTACCGCAGTTGTTAACCAAGAATTGCGAGAATTAAGACGACGGCATCAGATTTATCGAGGTGATAAACCAGCAATTAATGTTAAAAATAAAATAGTTATTTTAATAGATGACGGTATTGCTACTGGTGCAAGTATGCGGGCTGCTTTGACTGTTATCCACCAACAGCAGCCGGAGAAAATTGTAGTTGCTGTTCCAGTTGCACCACTAACTACTTGTGAAGAATTGCGCTTGGAAGTTGATGATGTAGTTTGTTTGCGGTGTCCAGAAGTCATGTCTGCAATTGGTTTTTGGTATGAGGATTTTAGTCAGACTACAGATAATGAGGTTCGCGCACTTTTGGTAAATTAA
- a CDS encoding Hpt domain-containing protein, whose amino-acid sequence MSSIDTQVLESLLDMLEGGQEVLAEIINCYLLESPKIVAAIQTSITNEDANTLNKAAHNLKSSSASLGAMNLHQLCLELELKGKSGNLEGVLELVSQLVNEYKQVEIALKKIVAVS is encoded by the coding sequence ATGTCATCAATAGATACTCAGGTTTTAGAATCCTTATTGGATATGCTGGAGGGTGGTCAGGAAGTTTTAGCGGAAATAATTAACTGTTATCTGCTTGAATCTCCTAAAATTGTCGCTGCTATTCAAACATCTATCACTAATGAAGACGCTAATACCCTCAACAAGGCAGCCCATAACTTAAAGTCTAGCAGTGCTTCTTTGGGAGCAATGAATCTCCATCAGCTTTGCTTAGAGTTAGAATTAAAGGGGAAGAGTGGCAATTTAGAAGGGGTTTTAGAATTGGTGTCACAATTGGTTAATGAGTATAAACAAGTTGAAATTGCTTTAAAGAAAATAGTAGCAGTGTCATGA
- a CDS encoding diguanylate cyclase, whose translation MLGRIFKDTYFFDKFEQCGDKYRQKNVYIIEDIDSAGISSCYMDLLTELQAKANLVVPIEQENSIWGLLVVYECSNPRKWAKSDINLLTQLTNPLVMAIKQAELYQQLEAANQKLQQLASIDSLTQIPNRRSFDEVLEREWQRLQREQAPLSLILCDMDFFKNYNDTYGHQSGDDCLKEVAKILQQAAQRPGDLAARYGGEEFALVLPNTDTAGAVYVAETILSSIRTKNLIHESSKISSYLTLSLGIATIIPQSSSSLTWLIAKADEALYRAKLTGRDRYVTHQ comes from the coding sequence ATGTTAGGGAGAATATTTAAAGATACTTACTTTTTTGATAAATTTGAACAATGTGGTGACAAATATCGGCAAAAGAATGTTTATATAATCGAAGATATTGATTCTGCTGGGATTTCTTCATGTTACATGGATTTACTGACTGAATTACAAGCTAAAGCAAATTTAGTTGTACCTATTGAACAGGAAAACAGTATTTGGGGATTATTAGTAGTTTATGAATGTTCTAACCCACGCAAATGGGCTAAGTCGGATATTAATTTATTGACACAACTAACAAATCCATTAGTCATGGCTATTAAGCAAGCAGAACTATATCAACAATTAGAAGCAGCTAACCAGAAATTACAACAACTGGCAAGTATAGATAGTCTAACTCAAATTCCTAACCGTCGCTCCTTTGACGAAGTTTTAGAGCGAGAATGGCAGCGTTTACAAAGAGAACAAGCACCCTTATCTTTAATTCTTTGTGATATGGATTTTTTCAAAAATTATAATGATACTTATGGACATCAATCGGGAGATGACTGTTTGAAGGAGGTTGCTAAAATTCTCCAACAAGCGGCCCAACGTCCTGGAGATTTAGCAGCCCGTTATGGTGGTGAAGAATTTGCTTTAGTTTTACCAAATACAGATACTGCTGGTGCAGTTTATGTTGCAGAAACAATTCTCTCATCTATCCGCACTAAGAATCTGATTCACGAAAGTTCTAAAATTAGTTCATACCTGACCCTGAGTTTGGGTATTGCGACTATTATTCCTCAAAGCAGCAGTTCTTTAACATGGCTAATTGCTAAAGCTGATGAAGCCCTTTATCGAGCTAAACTAACAGGACGAGATCGTTATGTTACTCATCAGTAA
- a CDS encoding SRPBCC family protein → MTDWLEHSVQVEVEVPIELVWGLWSDLEQMPKWMKWIDSVKISEDNPEISLWKLSTGGLDFTWKSRITKIIPNQIIQWESVDGLPNQGAIRFYDRPNNSIVKMTVSYAIPGLIGKLMDNLFLGKVVESTIQADLERFKEYALNVKNN, encoded by the coding sequence ATGACTGACTGGTTAGAACATAGCGTACAGGTAGAAGTGGAAGTTCCTATAGAATTAGTATGGGGATTGTGGTCTGATTTAGAGCAAATGCCTAAATGGATGAAATGGATTGATTCAGTCAAAATTTCTGAAGATAACCCGGAAATTTCCCTGTGGAAACTGAGTACAGGAGGCTTGGACTTTACGTGGAAATCCCGAATTACTAAAATAATTCCCAATCAAATTATTCAATGGGAATCGGTTGATGGGTTACCAAATCAAGGTGCCATTCGTTTTTATGATCGCCCGAATAATAGTATTGTGAAAATGACAGTTTCCTATGCTATTCCTGGCTTGATTGGTAAACTCATGGATAATTTATTTTTAGGAAAGGTAGTAGAGTCTACAATTCAAGCGGATTTGGAACGGTTTAAAGAATATGCATTGAATGTAAAAAATAATTAA
- the zds gene encoding 9,9'-di-cis-zeta-carotene desaturase — translation MRVAIVGAGLAGLATAVDLVDAGCEVEIFESRPFVGGKVSSWVDSDGNHIEMGLHVFFGCYYNLFALMQKVGAGDNLRLKEHSHTFINKGGQTGALDFRFFTGAPFNGLKAFFTTSQLSLRDKFQNAIALGTSPIVQGLVDFDGAMKTIRKLDKISFSDWFYSHGGSKGSIKRLWNPIAYALGFIDCDNISARCMLTIFQFFAVRTEASILRMLEGSPHEYLHKPIVKYLEERGVKIYTRRQVREIQFTESEAETHVTGILVAQGDTEEIITADAYLCACDVPGIQRVLPQAWRKWPEFDNIYKLDAVPVATVQLRFDGWVTELQDEAKRGKGGETPPLQAAGIDNLLYTADADFSCFADLALTSPADYYRPGEGSLLQLVLTPGDPFIKQNNEAIAHHVLKQVYELFPSSRDLNMTWYSVVKLAQSLYREAPGMDAYRPNQKTPIPNFFLAGSYTQQDYIDSMEGATESGKRAAKVILEKLGDS, via the coding sequence ATGCGCGTTGCAATTGTGGGTGCGGGGTTAGCTGGGTTAGCAACTGCTGTAGATTTAGTAGATGCGGGCTGTGAGGTAGAAATTTTCGAGTCTCGTCCGTTTGTGGGTGGTAAAGTCAGCAGTTGGGTAGATAGTGACGGCAACCATATTGAAATGGGGCTGCACGTCTTTTTCGGCTGCTATTATAATCTATTTGCATTAATGCAGAAGGTGGGGGCTGGGGATAATTTACGCCTGAAGGAACATAGCCATACTTTTATTAATAAAGGTGGACAAACTGGGGCGTTAGATTTTCGCTTTTTTACTGGTGCGCCTTTTAATGGATTAAAGGCGTTTTTCACTACTTCCCAACTTTCATTACGGGATAAATTCCAAAATGCGATCGCTCTGGGTACTAGCCCGATAGTTCAGGGTTTAGTAGACTTTGACGGAGCAATGAAAACTATTCGCAAATTAGATAAAATCAGTTTTTCTGACTGGTTCTACAGTCACGGAGGCAGTAAAGGTAGCATTAAGCGGCTATGGAATCCGATTGCTTACGCATTGGGATTTATAGATTGCGACAATATTTCTGCCCGGTGTATGTTGACAATTTTCCAGTTTTTTGCAGTCAGAACAGAAGCTTCAATTCTGCGAATGTTGGAAGGTTCACCCCATGAATATTTACACAAACCTATTGTTAAATATCTAGAAGAAAGAGGTGTAAAAATATATACCCGTCGTCAAGTCCGAGAAATTCAGTTTACTGAATCTGAAGCAGAAACTCACGTTACTGGTATATTAGTTGCCCAAGGTGATACAGAAGAAATTATCACTGCTGACGCTTATCTTTGTGCTTGTGATGTTCCCGGAATTCAACGAGTGTTACCCCAAGCTTGGCGGAAATGGCCAGAATTTGATAACATTTATAAATTGGATGCTGTCCCAGTCGCTACAGTGCAGCTACGTTTTGATGGTTGGGTGACAGAATTACAAGATGAGGCCAAACGAGGTAAGGGCGGGGAAACCCCACCCCTACAGGCGGCCGGGATAGATAATTTGTTATATACCGCTGATGCTGATTTTTCCTGTTTTGCTGATTTGGCTTTAACTAGCCCCGCAGATTATTATCGCCCTGGGGAGGGTTCATTATTGCAACTGGTATTGACACCGGGAGATCCTTTTATTAAACAAAATAATGAAGCGATCGCCCATCACGTGCTTAAGCAAGTATATGAACTATTTCCTTCCTCAAGAGATTTAAACATGACTTGGTACAGTGTCGTCAAATTGGCTCAGTCTTTATACAGAGAAGCACCAGGAATGGATGCGTACCGTCCCAATCAAAAAACACCTATCCCTAACTTTTTCCTAGCTGGAAGTTACACTCAACAAGATTATATTGACAGCATGGAAGGAGCAACGGAATCTGGAAAACGTGCAGCTAAAGTAATTCTAGAGAAATTAGGTGACAGTTGA
- a CDS encoding CopG family transcriptional regulator — protein sequence MIMTNKKWAVKRITVNLATQEAEKLEKYCQQTGRPATDVIRELIRSLPQGEEVAGG from the coding sequence ATGATAATGACAAATAAAAAATGGGCCGTTAAACGTATCACAGTTAATCTAGCCACACAAGAAGCAGAGAAACTAGAAAAATATTGTCAACAGACAGGTAGACCAGCAACAGATGTAATTCGAGAGCTAATCAGAAGTTTACCCCAGGGGGAAGAAGTGGCCGGAGGGTGA
- a CDS encoding iron-sulfur cluster assembly accessory protein → MTQATQTQQRGILLSVSALRQVKSLQDKQGQDLCLRVGVRQGGCSGMSYMMDFEDVSKITPDDEVFDYDGFKIISDRKSLLYLYGLMLDYSDAMIGGGFQFTNPNAAQTCGCGKSFGV, encoded by the coding sequence ATGACACAAGCAACTCAAACTCAACAACGCGGAATTCTATTATCCGTATCTGCATTGCGGCAGGTTAAGTCTCTTCAAGATAAGCAAGGGCAAGATTTATGCTTACGGGTGGGAGTCAGACAAGGTGGTTGTTCGGGAATGTCTTACATGATGGATTTTGAGGATGTCAGCAAGATTACCCCTGATGATGAGGTTTTTGATTATGATGGCTTCAAAATTATCAGCGATCGCAAAAGTCTACTTTACCTTTACGGCTTAATGCTTGATTATAGTGATGCCATGATTGGTGGTGGTTTCCAATTTACTAACCCCAACGCTGCCCAAACCTGCGGTTGCGGTAAATCTTTCGGGGTTTGA
- the chlG gene encoding chlorophyll synthase ChlG, producing MSESTPINPDSQPNEAIESTSQEVTITEDRNAKTRQLLGMKGASAGETSIWKIRLQLMKPITWIPLIWGVVCGAASAGNYTWTLENVLKSALCMFLSGPLLTGYTQTINDYYDRDIDAINEPYRPIPSGRISQKQVISQIIVLLLLGYGVSYTLDVWAGHPFPTVFMLSVFGTFIAYIYSAPPLKLKQNGWLGNYALGASYIALPWWAGHALFGELSWKIVVLTLFYSLAGLGIAIVNDFKSVEGDRQLGLQSLPVMFGVQNAALICVVMIDLFQGLVAAYLVSINENLYAAILVLLIIPQITFQDMYFLRDPIANDVKYQASAQPFLVLGMLVTGIALGHAGV from the coding sequence ATGTCTGAATCAACTCCCATTAATCCAGATTCTCAGCCAAATGAGGCTATAGAATCTACAAGTCAAGAAGTTACAATCACAGAAGACCGCAACGCAAAAACTCGGCAATTGCTGGGAATGAAAGGTGCAAGTGCTGGGGAAACTTCCATTTGGAAAATTCGCTTGCAATTGATGAAACCGATTACCTGGATTCCCCTAATTTGGGGTGTAGTCTGCGGTGCGGCTTCTGCTGGTAACTACACATGGACTCTAGAAAATGTCTTGAAGTCCGCCCTTTGTATGTTTCTTTCTGGTCCTTTGTTGACAGGTTATACCCAAACCATCAATGATTATTATGACCGGGACATTGACGCTATTAATGAACCTTATCGTCCTATTCCTTCTGGGAGAATTTCCCAAAAGCAAGTAATTAGTCAAATCATTGTTTTGCTATTATTAGGATATGGTGTGTCATACACTTTAGATGTATGGGCAGGTCATCCATTTCCTACTGTTTTTATGTTGTCGGTTTTTGGGACTTTCATTGCTTATATTTATTCTGCACCACCATTGAAATTAAAACAAAATGGTTGGTTAGGAAATTATGCTTTGGGTGCAAGTTACATTGCTTTACCTTGGTGGGCTGGCCATGCTTTATTTGGGGAACTAAGTTGGAAAATTGTAGTTCTGACCTTATTTTACAGTTTGGCAGGTTTAGGGATTGCCATTGTCAATGATTTTAAGAGTGTGGAAGGCGATCGCCAATTAGGATTACAATCATTACCAGTTATGTTTGGTGTGCAAAATGCGGCTTTGATTTGTGTGGTCATGATTGACTTATTTCAAGGTTTGGTCGCAGCTTATTTGGTGAGTATTAATGAGAATTTATATGCAGCAATTCTCGTATTATTAATCATTCCCCAAATCACTTTCCAAGATATGTATTTTCTCCGTGACCCCATAGCTAATGATGTCAAATATCAAGCCAGCGCCCAACCGTTTTTGGTTTTGGGAATGTTGGTAACAGGTATTGCTTTAGGTCATGCTGGAGTTTAA
- a CDS encoding ArsA family ATPase: protein MALILTFLGKNGIARSKIAIAAAISLATQGKRVLLAGLADPTLSILLNTALTADPQEISPNLQAVQFQASVLLERNWDEVKKLESQYLRTPIFKEVYGQELVALPGMDNALALNAIREYDASGKYDAIIYDGMGDASTLRMLGMPESLSWYMRRFRQLFVNSDLGKTITESPLIQPLISSLFNVNWSSDNFSQPTNQVNNFLEEGKAALANPQRVAAFLVTTSEPIDVANSRYLWGSAQQIGLTVGGAILVTGGENTNLSEEFAPLPVSIVPDVSHGEWQPLIDALPNFLEQALQANQPIEIDVHNRQVRLFLPGFDKKQVKLTQYGPEVTIEAGDHRRNIFLPPALSGKPVTGAKFQNSYLIISF, encoded by the coding sequence ATGGCCTTGATACTGACATTTTTAGGCAAAAACGGCATCGCTCGCAGTAAGATAGCGATCGCGGCAGCCATTAGCTTGGCAACACAAGGCAAACGGGTGCTTCTAGCCGGACTAGCAGATCCAACATTGTCAATTCTACTCAATACGGCTCTGACTGCTGACCCCCAGGAAATCTCTCCCAATCTGCAAGCAGTACAGTTTCAAGCATCTGTACTGCTAGAACGTAACTGGGACGAAGTGAAAAAATTGGAGTCTCAATACCTCCGCACACCAATTTTTAAAGAGGTTTACGGGCAAGAACTGGTAGCATTACCAGGCATGGACAACGCCCTTGCTCTCAATGCTATTCGTGAATATGATGCCAGCGGCAAATATGACGCGATTATCTACGATGGTATGGGGGACGCTTCCACCTTGCGGATGTTGGGAATGCCAGAATCTCTCAGTTGGTATATGCGACGATTCCGGCAATTATTTGTTAACTCTGATTTAGGGAAAACAATTACAGAATCTCCCCTTATTCAACCTTTAATTAGCAGTCTTTTTAATGTTAATTGGAGTTCTGATAATTTCTCCCAACCCACTAACCAAGTTAATAATTTTCTCGAAGAAGGTAAAGCTGCTTTAGCTAATCCCCAACGTGTTGCCGCTTTTTTAGTGACAACATCAGAACCCATTGATGTGGCAAATTCCCGCTATCTTTGGGGAAGCGCCCAACAAATTGGTTTAACTGTGGGTGGGGCAATCTTAGTTACTGGTGGAGAAAATACTAATTTATCTGAGGAATTTGCACCTCTACCTGTGAGCATAGTTCCTGATGTCTCCCATGGTGAATGGCAACCTCTGATAGATGCTTTACCCAACTTTCTTGAACAAGCATTACAAGCTAATCAACCCATTGAAATTGACGTACATAATCGCCAAGTACGCCTATTTTTGCCTGGTTTTGACAAAAAGCAAGTCAAACTCACCCAGTACGGGCCAGAAGTCACAATAGAAGCCGGAGATCACAGGCGGAATATCTTCCTGCCGCCTGCTTTAAGTGGTAAACCTGTAACTGGCGCAAAGTTTCAAAATAGTTATTTGATAATTTCTTTTTAG
- a CDS encoding DUF2862 domain-containing protein translates to MEIGQKVKVIRLRDRVSSTIAQKLGKIGTISGYKVTDGAGIGVVVKFDDNSSTWFFEDEIKPA, encoded by the coding sequence ATGGAAATCGGACAGAAAGTTAAGGTGATTCGTTTGCGCGATCGCGTATCCTCTACTATCGCTCAAAAACTCGGAAAAATTGGCACTATCTCTGGCTACAAAGTCACTGACGGGGCGGGAATTGGTGTGGTGGTCAAATTTGATGACAACTCCTCCACCTGGTTTTTTGAAGATGAAATCAAACCAGCATAG
- a CDS encoding Uma2 family endonuclease — MFVTAQQLEQQMPDATRLLSDEPEMESSLHYMQLLILVTSLEWLWRDQNDFFIGANLTIYFSRQQLKNREFRGPDLFLVKDTEKRPRTSWVVWEEDGRYPDLIIELLSNSTAKVDQNLKKSLYENRFHTPEYFWFSPESLEFAGFKLVGNQYQEIVANQEGYLWSEVLDLYLGVVNSKLRYFTSEGELVPTPEEAAIKIQKEAMEAQLQLIAAQNQAIEVEQQLTVEREKSQLLAAHLRFLRSAALSLGVDPDILNTV, encoded by the coding sequence ATGTTTGTGACAGCCCAACAGCTAGAACAACAAATGCCCGATGCGACTCGTTTGTTAAGTGATGAGCCGGAAATGGAAAGTTCTTTACATTATATGCAGTTACTAATACTAGTAACTAGCTTAGAATGGTTATGGCGTGATCAAAATGATTTTTTTATTGGTGCAAATCTGACTATTTATTTTAGTCGTCAGCAGTTAAAAAATCGAGAATTTCGTGGGCCAGATTTATTCTTAGTTAAGGATACAGAAAAACGTCCCCGCACGTCTTGGGTTGTCTGGGAAGAAGATGGACGTTATCCAGATTTAATTATTGAATTACTGTCCAATAGTACAGCAAAAGTTGACCAAAACCTGAAAAAAAGTTTGTATGAAAATCGCTTTCATACTCCTGAATATTTTTGGTTTAGTCCCGAAAGTTTAGAATTTGCTGGTTTTAAATTGGTAGGAAATCAATATCAGGAAATTGTAGCCAATCAAGAGGGATATCTTTGGAGTGAAGTCCTAGATTTATATTTAGGTGTGGTAAATAGTAAACTTCGCTATTTTACATCTGAAGGTGAATTAGTACCAACACCAGAAGAAGCGGCTATAAAGATCCAAAAAGAAGCTATGGAAGCACAACTACAGTTAATAGCAGCCCAAAATCAAGCTATTGAAGTAGAACAACAGTTAACAGTAGAAAGAGAAAAATCGCAACTTTTGGCAGCACATTTACGATTCCTCCGGAGCGCTGCGCTATCGCTCGGCGTAGATCCTGATATACTCAACACGGTTTAA
- a CDS encoding Uma2 family endonuclease yields MYQHNPPLSPKETMPTMYDLPSELIGESGLPDEFHCIQADLLSETCQPVNYSSEEMLLDSDLNLYYDPRHPGWYKRPDWYMVLGVPNANHQEDLRLSYVVWQEGINPFLVVELLSPGTEQEDLGQTLREVNKLPTKWEVYEHILRVPYYIIYDRYQNNFRVFKINGTRYEAISLPDNRFWLEEIEMGLGLWQGSYQNTEGLWLRWYNADGWLPTLAEKAESERQRADNEHQRADKLAEYLRSLGVDPDTVIN; encoded by the coding sequence ATGTATCAACATAATCCACCTTTGTCGCCAAAAGAAACCATGCCGACGATGTATGATTTACCCAGTGAGTTAATAGGAGAATCAGGTTTGCCGGATGAATTTCATTGTATACAAGCGGATTTGCTCAGTGAAACTTGTCAACCTGTCAATTATTCATCTGAGGAAATGTTACTGGACAGCGACTTAAATCTTTATTATGACCCCCGACATCCTGGTTGGTACAAGCGTCCTGATTGGTATATGGTGTTAGGAGTTCCTAATGCTAACCACCAAGAAGATTTACGTTTAAGTTATGTTGTGTGGCAAGAAGGAATTAATCCTTTTTTAGTAGTTGAATTACTGTCACCAGGAACAGAACAAGAAGACTTAGGACAAACTCTGCGGGAAGTCAATAAACTACCAACCAAGTGGGAAGTATATGAACACATTTTGCGTGTTCCTTACTATATTATCTATGACCGTTATCAAAATAATTTCCGTGTCTTTAAAATTAATGGCACTCGTTATGAAGCTATCTCTTTGCCAGATAACCGTTTCTGGTTAGAAGAAATAGAAATGGGTTTAGGTTTGTGGCAGGGAAGTTATCAAAATACAGAGGGTTTATGGTTACGTTGGTATAATGCTGATGGTTGGTTGCCAACATTAGCAGAAAAGGCAGAAAGTGAACGTCAACGGGCAGATAATGAACATCAACGGGCAGATAAATTAGCGGAATATTTGCGTTCTCTTGGTGTAGATCCTGATACTGTAATCAATTAG
- a CDS encoding Uma2 family endonuclease — translation MTTTINLTDTSIKYPSADGETMAETYIHLYAILTTLEVLKQYLTGTQATVLANQFLYYAQGFPKLRVAPDVMVIFDVSPGGRDNYKVWEEGQVPQVIFEVTSPATKNQDQKEKKLLYEQLGILEYWLFDPKGEWIKNKLLGYRLEAEIYQPITDSFSQPLGLRLEVEGELLRFYRLDTGNKLLIPTELAEKAENEGQRAEQEYQRAEAERVRADEAEMKAAILTQRLRALGIEPDNL, via the coding sequence ATGACTACAACCATAAACTTAACCGATACCAGTATCAAATATCCTAGTGCAGATGGAGAGACTATGGCAGAAACCTACATACATCTTTATGCCATTTTAACTACTTTAGAAGTTCTTAAACAATACCTTACAGGTACACAAGCAACGGTATTAGCAAACCAATTTCTTTATTATGCCCAAGGTTTTCCGAAATTAAGAGTCGCACCAGATGTAATGGTGATTTTTGATGTGTCTCCTGGTGGTAGAGATAATTATAAAGTGTGGGAAGAAGGACAAGTTCCCCAAGTTATTTTTGAAGTGACAAGTCCAGCTACTAAAAATCAAGATCAGAAAGAGAAAAAGCTTTTATATGAACAATTAGGAATTTTAGAATATTGGTTATTTGATCCCAAAGGAGAATGGATCAAGAATAAGTTATTGGGGTATAGATTAGAAGCGGAAATTTATCAACCAATTACCGATAGTTTCTCTCAACCTTTAGGATTGCGTTTAGAAGTGGAAGGGGAACTTTTGAGATTTTACCGATTAGATACAGGTAATAAATTACTCATACCTACAGAACTAGCCGAAAAGGCTGAAAATGAAGGACAAAGGGCTGAACAAGAGTATCAACGGGCTGAAGCTGAACGAGTAAGGGCTGATGAAGCAGAAATGAAAGCAGCTATACTAACTCAAAGGTTAAGGGCGTTAGGTATTGAGCCTGATAATTTGTAA
- a CDS encoding ABC transporter permease: MTLSLKDNLNWLQVQRYCELLHVLVGRTLKVRYRGSFLGVYWSLLNPVIMTGLYTAIFGATFASYYGNSIINYMLAALTGLLVINFFSACTSQALTSVVGNGALLNKIQLPVSVFPVSMIAANVFQFSVGSLPLLAIMTLINSKSLVNVLALVFPFLALILVSTGVGFLVSALYVFFRDFPYFYELVVFVIWLSSPIFYPAAIVPKQVKQFLGLNPLSPIIESLRQITLSGSPPDLGLIWGALLSGIIILALGWTCFHLWRHQFMDLL, from the coding sequence ATGACGCTTTCCCTCAAAGATAATTTAAATTGGTTACAAGTGCAGCGTTATTGCGAACTCTTGCACGTCTTGGTAGGAAGGACTCTAAAAGTCCGCTACCGGGGTTCTTTTTTGGGGGTTTATTGGTCACTATTGAACCCTGTAATTATGACAGGGCTGTATACTGCTATTTTTGGTGCTACCTTTGCATCTTACTATGGCAATTCCATCATTAACTATATGCTGGCAGCACTGACGGGATTACTAGTAATCAATTTTTTCTCAGCTTGCACATCCCAAGCTTTAACCAGCGTAGTTGGTAATGGGGCATTATTAAATAAAATTCAGTTGCCGGTCAGTGTTTTCCCGGTATCAATGATTGCGGCGAATGTCTTTCAGTTTTCAGTAGGATCATTGCCGTTATTAGCGATTATGACTTTGATTAATTCCAAAAGTCTAGTCAATGTCCTAGCTTTGGTATTTCCATTTCTCGCACTGATTTTAGTTTCTACAGGAGTTGGATTTCTAGTCAGTGCTTTGTACGTATTTTTTCGGGATTTTCCTTACTTCTATGAGTTAGTGGTATTTGTAATTTGGTTAAGTAGTCCTATATTTTATCCAGCAGCTATTGTTCCCAAGCAGGTAAAACAGTTTTTAGGTTTAAATCCCTTATCCCCAATTATTGAAAGTCTGCGTCAGATTACATTATCAGGTTCTCCACCGGATTTAGGTTTAATTTGGGGGGCTTTACTGAGTGGTATCATTATTTTAGCCTTGGGATGGACTTGTTTTCATCTGTGGCGGCATCAATTTATGGATTTGCTCTAA
- a CDS encoding Uma2 family endonuclease: MALTAQEIEALMPDCTELLSDEPEMESSLHYTQLLILVTCLEWLWRDREDFFIGANLSVYYSRQQLKNRDFRGPDFFLVKDTEKHPRLSWVIWEEDGKYPNVIIELLSDSTAKVDKGLKKQLYQNQFRTPEYFWFSPNTLELVGWRLTDSEYKTIPASENGWYWSQELGLYLGVFENRLRYFSVEGRLIPTPEEANLEEIRKAESESQRAEYERQRADEAETKAAILAQKLRELGVEPDTL, translated from the coding sequence ATGGCTTTAACCGCACAAGAAATAGAAGCATTAATGCCAGATTGCACGGAATTACTCAGCGACGAACCAGAGATGGAAAGTTCCTTACATTATACACAACTATTAATTTTAGTAACTTGTTTGGAATGGTTATGGCGTGATCGAGAAGATTTCTTTATTGGTGCAAATCTTAGCGTTTACTATAGCCGACAACAGTTAAAAAATCGAGACTTTAGAGGACCAGACTTTTTTCTAGTCAAAGACACGGAAAAACATCCCCGTCTGTCTTGGGTAATATGGGAAGAGGATGGTAAATATCCCAATGTGATCATTGAATTACTTTCTGATTCTACAGCGAAAGTAGATAAGGGATTGAAAAAACAGTTGTATCAAAATCAATTCCGCACTCCTGAGTATTTTTGGTTTTCCCCAAATACCCTAGAATTGGTGGGATGGCGATTAACAGACAGTGAATATAAAACTATTCCAGCATCGGAAAATGGCTGGTATTGGAGTCAGGAGTTAGGGTTATATCTAGGAGTGTTTGAAAATAGGTTAAGATATTTTAGCGTTGAGGGTAGATTAATACCTACACCAGAAGAAGCTAATTTGGAAGAGATTAGAAAAGCTGAATCAGAAAGCCAAAGGGCTGAATACGAACGTCAGCGTGCTGATGAAGCAGAAACTAAAGCAGCTATTTTAGCTCAGAAATTGAGAGAATTAGGTGTTGAACCTGATACTTTGTAA